The Mycolicibacterium mucogenicum DSM 44124 genomic sequence GGACTTTCGCGCTGGATACCGGGGAACTCGATTTCCTCGAACGGTCCTGCGGCTCCGACGCACATGCCTGGGCGACTGAGTTCGGCGTCGCGCGCGATGTCTCCGGCCTGATGGCGGAGAAGAACGTCTTCCGGTACCTGCCCGTGCCGGTCACGGTGCGCGCCGAGGATGCGGATCCGGCAGCCCTGCTGCGCGTGGTCGGGGCGGGCATTCTGGCCGGCTCCCGCGTGACCGTCTCCACCCCGGCGCCGCTCGCTGCGGCGATCGCCGGCACGTTGGCTACCGCCGGCGTCGTCTACCGAGTGGAAGATTCGGTGTCGTGGCGGAAGACGTTGCGCGACAACGCCCCTGGACGGGTTCGCCTGCTCGGCGGCAGCCGCGAACAGTTCGCTCACGACAGTGCCGGCGACGTCGGCATCGCGCTCTACGCGGGGCCGGTTGTCGAAGCCGGGCGGATCGAGCTGCTGACGTTCCTGCACGAGCAGGCGATCGCCGTGACGGCGCACCGATTCGGTTCTCCGACGCCGTTGTCCGAGAACCTCTTCGGTGACGCGGTGCCTCAGAGCGCGTAGGCGAGCTTGAACTTGTTGAGCAGATACGGCCCCGACACCACCGGCGCGTAGCGCGGCGGATTGTCGGCCGTCGCGCACGTGGGGATGCACTCGATGACGGCGTCGAAGTTGGGCTGATGGAAGAACGGCAGACTGAACCGCTCGCCGCCCGCGCCGTTGCTCACCACGCGGTGCACGGTGCTGACCCAGCGGTCATTGGTCCACCGGGCCAGCAGGTCACCGATGTTGATGACAAACGAGCCGGGGACAATGGGCACATCGATCCATTCGCCGTGGTCACCCCGAACCTGTAGCCCGCGCTGGGATTCGTCCTGCAGCAGGATCGTGAGATTGCCCCAGTCGGTGTGCTGGCTCAGCCGGATTTCGCCGGCCGGCCGATTGTCGGCCGGGTAGTAGTTGGCCATCAGGTTGGAGTTGTGGCGGTCGATCGACGCGTCGAACCAGTCCTCACGCAGGCCGAGGGCGAGCGCGAACAGCCGGGAGAGTTCGGTCGCCAGCAATTCCATTTCGGCGTAGTAGCGCTCGTAGGCCGCGCGGAATCCCGGGAGGTCGGGCCACCGCTCGGCGACGGCCACCCGCTCGTCGGTCCAGCCGTGGCCGCCCAGTCCCTCTGGGTTGCCCAGCGGGAAGTGGACGAACTTCTCGACCCGGTCCGGCGCTTGATGTTCGGCCTCGACGTCCGCGCCGTCGTTGGTGGCCGCGAGCTTGCCCGCGCTGCTGAATCCCCGGGCCAGCGGGTCGCCGGGAAGTGCCCGGACCCGGTCCTTTTCGGCCTGCGGCAGCGCGAAGAAGTCGCGCAGGGCGTGATTGACGTCGCTGATGGCCTTGTACGGCACGCCGTGCCCGACCAGGAGCAGGAAGCCACTGGTCTCGCAGCAGCGGCCGATCGCGTCGGCCACCGCCTGGCGCCGGGTCGCGTCGCCGCTGCGGGCGCTGCTGATGTCTATCACGGGGACGAAGCCGTCCTGCAGAACGACGCGGTCGACAATCACTTCTGGTTGGGTCATGCTGTCGACGCTAGAACCTCAACTTAGGTTGAGATCAAGTCCGAAAATTCTTCTCGCGCAACGTCGTCGGTTGGGGAAGCCGATTACTGGCTCTGGTGCACCGTGGTGTCGACCCGTGGCGCCTGCGCGTGCGGCTGGATGTCCTGGAGCCACTGCAGCTGATCGATGCCGTGGTTGTTGTGCGATGCCACAACGGTTTCCGGCAGCGCCTTCTGCGTGTCCTCGGCGAACGACCACACGATCGGAGACACCAGGACTCCGACTCCGAGTGCGCCCGCGAGAACGTAACGGCCCACCGCCTGCCGTCTACTACTACTCATCGTTTTCATGCCGTTGCCTCCTGCTGGGTGCCATGCCCAGATCAACAGGCGCCCGAAACGGCGTCATCCCAGGTGGCGCGATGTTTACCGGAGTTGGCAGGATCGCTTATCGACCCGTATGCAACCGCAACAATGTCCACGCCGCCAACGATTGTGCATCGGTGATCTCGCCGCGGCGGATCATGTCCTCGATCTGCGCAGCGGTGAACCACTCGCTGTGCATGTCCTGTTCTTCGTGCTCGCGTTCGTGCTCACCTTCGGTGATGCCGGTCGCGAGGTAGGCCCAGCCGCGTTGGCTGCACATTCCGGGGGCGACGTCGAGCTGGCCCAGCACCTGCCACGTCTCGGCGCGCAGTCCCGTCTCCTCGCGGAGTTCCTGCGCGGCCAGATCAGCGGGCGCGGGCTCGTCCCCAGCCAAGGTGCCCGGCGCGGTGCCCTGCACAAATTCCCAGCGCCGCAACCCGATTGGGTAGCGGAACTGTTCCACCATGCGGTACCGGTCGCCGTCGCGGGCGATCACCAGTGCGTATGTGGGTTTGTCCACCACCCCGTAGATGCCGGTGGTGCCGTCGGGGCGGCGGATGTCGTCTTCGCGCACCGACATCCAGGCGTTGCGATAGACCTCACGGGAGCCGACGCGTTCGATCACAACTCCAGTATCGCGGAGTGCGGCTATTCAACCGGGTACGGGCCATCGGAGAAGACCTCCGCGTGGTA encodes the following:
- a CDS encoding NUDIX domain-containing protein encodes the protein MSVREDDIRRPDGTTGIYGVVDKPTYALVIARDGDRYRMVEQFRYPIGLRRWEFVQGTAPGTLAGDEPAPADLAAQELREETGLRAETWQVLGQLDVAPGMCSQRGWAYLATGITEGEHEREHEEQDMHSEWFTAAQIEDMIRRGEITDAQSLAAWTLLRLHTGR
- a CDS encoding isopenicillin N synthase family dioxygenase; the protein is MTQPEVIVDRVVLQDGFVPVIDISSARSGDATRRQAVADAIGRCCETSGFLLLVGHGVPYKAISDVNHALRDFFALPQAEKDRVRALPGDPLARGFSSAGKLAATNDGADVEAEHQAPDRVEKFVHFPLGNPEGLGGHGWTDERVAVAERWPDLPGFRAAYERYYAEMELLATELSRLFALALGLREDWFDASIDRHNSNLMANYYPADNRPAGEIRLSQHTDWGNLTILLQDESQRGLQVRGDHGEWIDVPIVPGSFVINIGDLLARWTNDRWVSTVHRVVSNGAGGERFSLPFFHQPNFDAVIECIPTCATADNPPRYAPVVSGPYLLNKFKLAYAL